The following coding sequences lie in one Apteryx mantelli isolate bAptMan1 chromosome 6, bAptMan1.hap1, whole genome shotgun sequence genomic window:
- the EN1 gene encoding homeobox protein engrailed-1 translates to MEEQPEGQSQRDSASSTASSSSSGSGSDGESVPVSPSPAPASPAAPRALPLPRHHRRPHPPPPPPPPHRTTNFFIDDILRPDFGCKKEPPAAAGGGSRERDAERGQSAARENVNPLLAPPPPPPPPDPPSLLCPDSNCGPDGPAAPPPAAARAGPAAAAKAAADGGDTHPAKYGEHGGPAILLMGSNAGGPVIKPDSQQPLVWPAWVYCTRYSDRPSSGPRTRKLKKKKSEKEDKRPRTAFTAEQLQRLKAEFQANRYITEQRRQSLAQELSLNESQIKIWFQNKRAKIKKATGIKNGLALHLMAQGLYNHSTTTVQDKEESE, encoded by the exons ATGGAAGAGCAGCCGGAGGGGCAGAGCCAGCGAGACTCGGCGAGCAGCAcggcgagcagcagcagcagcggcagcggcagcgatGGCGAGAGCGTGCCCGTGTcgcccagccccgcgcccgcctcccccgcggcgccccgcgccctgcccctgccccgccaccaccgccgcccgcacccgccgccgccgccgccgccgccgcaccgcaCCACCAACTTCTTCATCGACGACATCCTGAGGCCCGACTTCGGCTGCAAGAAggagccgcccgcggccgccggcggagGCAGCCGGGAGCGGGACGCCGAGCGGGGGCAGAGCGCGGCGAGAGAAAACGTCAACCCGCtgctggcgccgccgccgccgccgccgccgcccgaccCGCCCTCCCTCCTCTGCCCGGACTCCAACTGCGGCCCcgacggccccgccgcgccgccgcccgccgccgcccgcgccggccccgccgccgccgccaaggccGCCGCCGACGGCGGCGACACTCACCCGGCCAAGTACGGGGAGCACGGCGGCCCCGCCATCCTCCTCATGGGCTCTAACGCTGGCGGACCTGTTATAAAGCCCGACTCGCAGCAGCCGCTCGTGTGGCCGGCCTGGGTCTACTGCACTAGGTACTCAGACAGACCGTCCTCGG GCCCGCGCACCAGGaagctgaagaagaagaagagcgaGAAGGAGGACAAGCGGCCGCGGACGGCCTTCACGGCCGAGCAGCTGCAGCGGCTCAAGGCGGAGTTTCAGGCCAACCGGTACATCACGGAGCAGCGGCGGCAGAGCCTGGCGCAGGAGCTCAGCCTCAACGAGTCCCAGATCAAGATCTGGTTCCAGAACAAGCGCGCCAAGATCAAGAAGGCCACGGGCATCAAGAACGGCCTGGCGCTGCACCTCATGGCCCAGGGACTCTACAACCACTCCACCACCACGGTGCAGGACAAAGAGGAGAGCGAGtag